A genome region from Oenanthe melanoleuca isolate GR-GAL-2019-014 chromosome 2, OMel1.0, whole genome shotgun sequence includes the following:
- the PDIA4 gene encoding protein disulfide-isomerase A4 — protein sequence MRMRGLWVLVLLLGLAQIALLARGAAAQEEDGDGESVGKEADDDGDDDDDEEDDEDDEDSVVKEENGVLVLNDANFDTFTADKDTVLLEFYAPWCGHCKQFAPEYEKIAKTLKENDPPIPVAKIDATAATSLSSRFDVSGYPTIKILKKGQAVDYDGSRTEDAIVAKVKEVSDPNWTPPPEATLVLTQDNFDEVVNDADIILVEFYAPWCGHCKRLAPEYEKAAQELSKRTPPIPLAKVDATAETELAKKFDVTGYPTLKIFRKGKPYDYSGPREKYGIVDYMIEQAGPPSKQIQATKQVQEFLRDGDDVIIIGVFSGENDKTYQLYQEAANGLREDYKFHHTFSNEIAKLLKVSPGKLVVMQPEKFQSKYEPKMHVLNLKDSTDGSEIKEHVLKHALPLVGHRKLSNDAKRYSKRPLVVVYYSVDFSFDYRVATQYWRSKVLEVAKDFPEYVFAVSDEEDYSSEIKDLGLLESGEDVNAAILDEGGKKYAMEPEEFDSDVLRQFVLAFKKGKLKPIVKSQPVPKNNKGPVKVVVGKTFDTIVMDPKNDVLIEFYAPWCGHCKKLEPVYNELGKKYKNEKNLIIAKMDATANDVTNDHYKVEGFPTIYFAPKDKKNNPIKFEGGDRDLEHLSKFIEEHATKLSRTKEEL from the exons ATGAGGATGCGCGGGCTGTGGgtgttggtgctgctgctggggctggctcagaTCGCCCTCCTggcgcggggcgcggcggcacaggaggaggatggCGACGGAG AATCTGTTGGAAAAGAAGCTGATGATGATGGCGATGATGATGACGATGAAGAAGATGACGAAGATGATGAAGATTCTGtagttaaagaagaaaatggtgTATTAGTCTTGAACGATGCAAACTTTGACACCTTCACTGCAGACAAGGATACTGTGCTGCTGGAGTTCTATGCACCATG GTGCGGGCACTGCAAACAGTTTGCTCCTGAGTATGAAAAGATAGCCAAAACTCTGAAGGAAAATGATCCTCCTATTCCTGTAGCCAAAATAGATGCTACTGCAGCCACTTCACTGTCAAGTCGTTTTGATGTCAGTGGCTACCCAACCatcaaaatcctgaaaaaagGCCAAGCTGTTGACTATGATGGGTCTCGGACAGAAGATG CTATTGTGGCCAAAGTCAAGGAGGTTTCTGACCCAAACTGGACCCCTCCACCCGAAGCTACTCTGGTATTGACCCAGGATAATTTTGATGAAGTTGTGAATGATGCTGACATTATCCTGGTGGAGTTCTATGCCCCATG GTGTGGACACTGCAAGAGGCTTGCTCCAGAATATGAGAAGGCTGCCCAGGAGCTCAGCAAGCGCACACCTCCCATCCCCCTGGCTAAAGTCGACGCCACAGCTGAAACTGAGCTTGCAAAGAAGTTTGATGTTACTGGCTACCCAACTCTCAAAATCTTCCGCAAGGGCAAACCTTATGACTACAGTGGTCCACGGGAAAAATACG GTATTGTCGACTACATGATTGAACAGGCTGGTCCTCCATCCAAACAGATTCAGGCTACCAAGCAGGTACAGGAATTtctgagggatggggatgatgTCATCATCATTGGTGTCTTTAGTGGAGAGAATGACAAAACTTATCAGCTCTATCAGGAAGCAG CCAATGGTTTGAGAGAAGATTATAAATTCCATCACACCTTCAGCAACGAGATTGCAAAACTATTGAAAGTGTCTCCTGGAAAACTGGTTGTCATGCAGCCAGAAAAATTTCAGTCAAAGTATGAGCCTAAGATGCATGTTCTGAATCTTAAA GACTCTACAGATGGATCTGAGATTAAAGAGCACGTGCTAAAACATGCTTTGCCCCTAGTTGGTCATCGCAAGCTTTCCAACGATGCCAAGAGATATTCTAAGCGTCCTCTAGTGGTCGTTTACTATTCTGTGGACTTCAGTTTCGACTACCGTGTTG CTACCCAGTACTGGAGAAGCAAAGTCCTGGAAGTGGCTAAAGACTTTCCTGAATATGTGTTTGCTGTTTCTGATGAGGAAGAttattcttctgaaataaaagatttGGGCCTGCTTGAGAGTGGAGAGGATGTCAACGCTGCCATTCTGGATGAAGGTGGCAAGAAGTATGCCATGGAGCCAGAAGAATTTGACTCTGATGTACTCAGACAGTTTGTGCTGGCGTTCAAAAAAG GAAAACTGAAGCCAATTGTCAAGTCCCAGCCGGTgccaaaaaacaacaaagggCCTGTGAAAGTGGTAGTGGGTAAAACTTTTGATACCATAGTGATGGATCCAAAGAATGATGTTCTCATAGAGTTCTATGCTCCATGGTGTGGACACTGCAAGAAACTAGAACCAGTGTATAATGAGCTAGGTAAAAAATAcaagaatgagaaaaatctgattATAGCCAAGATGGATGCTACTGCCAACGATGTGACAAATGATCACTACAAAGTGGAGGGATTCCCCACCATCTACTTTGCTCCGAAGGACAAGAAGAACAACCCTATTAAATTTGAAGGCGGGGACAGAGATTTAGAGCATTTGAGCAAATTTATAGAGGAGCATGCAACAAAACTCTCCAGAACAAAAGAAGAGCTTTAG